A DNA window from Daucus carota subsp. sativus chromosome 3, DH1 v3.0, whole genome shotgun sequence contains the following coding sequences:
- the LOC135151531 gene encoding uncharacterized protein LOC135151531 → MCKSQAVSIKTLEKQIGQIANALLNRPQGTLPSDTDANPGKKEVKEQVQAVTLRYRKVTKEKESAAEHNKEENNQQVETPVLSSESDSGKTVVGADLKESNEDASKDSAEKSTPKHDDGVKQVCPPPHIPKDFRSGSSTSNSPNFWRKLKLGELETVALTEECSAVLQQKLPPKVKDPGSFTIPCTIGQLSFDKCLCDLGASINLMPLSIFMQLGLPELKPTNMSLQLADRSVTYPRGIVEDVLVKVDKLIFPADFVILDFEEDKKIPIILKRPFLAIGWTLIDV, encoded by the exons ATGTGTAAAAGCCAAGCGGTGTCAATCAAAACTTTGGAGAAGCAAATTGGGCAGATTGCTAATGCATTGCTTAACAGgccacaaggaactcttccgAGTGATACCGACGCCAATCCAGGCAAGAAGGAAGTGAAAGAACAAGTTCAAGCAGTCACTTTGAGGTAcagaaaggttacgaaggaaaaagaatcaGCAGCAGAGCATAACAAAGAAGAGAACAATCAgcaggttgaaacacccgtgctctcatctgagtcagatagtggaaaaactgttgttgggGCTGATTTGAAAGAAAGCAACGAGGATGCAAGCAAGGATTCCGCTGAAAAATCTACTCCTAAACATGATgatggggtcaagcaagtatgTCCACCTCCCCATATCCCAAAAGACTTCAGAAGCGGAAGCTCGACAAGCAATTCGCCAAATTTCTGGAg GAAACTCAAGCTTGGGGAGTTGGAGACTGTAGCTTTGACGGAGGAGTGCAGTGCGGTGTTGCAACAGAAATTACCGCCGAAAGTCAAAGATCCAGGAAGTTTCACAATACCGTGCACTATTGGGCAACTATCTTTTGACAAGTGTCTAtgtgatttgggagctagcattaATCTGATGCctttgtctattttcatgcaaCTTGGTCTTCCAGAGCTGAAACCTACTAATATGTCTTTGCAACTAGCTGATCGATCCGTtacatatccgaggggtatagtcgaagatgtgttggtaaaggtggataagctcatcttccctgctgattttgtcattctcgaCTTTGAGGAAGATAAAAAGATTCCCATCATCTTGAAAAGACCATTTCTAGCTATAGGGTGGACATTGATTGATGTATAA
- the LOC135151532 gene encoding uncharacterized protein LOC135151532, with translation MVQNSVQFGGSPTEDHNMHIRDFIEICDTFKFNGVTEDAIKLRLFSFSLRDKAKGWLHSLPAGSITTWEDPGQKFLTKFFPMAKIAAIRNAITQFSQQSGETLCEALECYKEMLRKCPHHGMPDWMVIDCIHYGLGPQSRPMLDAGSGGVLWAKSYDEAYELIEMMAANEYQNPTQRLHQGKAAGILDIDATTTIAAQLKALIMKVNSLANLGVHQPPTVCELCAGTHSTDQWAISSESAQFVSNFQSSQHPAPATYHPNNRNHPNFSWSNNQNFMQQPQQQFEAWS, from the coding sequence atggttcAGAATTCAgttcagtttgggggttctccgacagaggatcataatatgcatattcgggatttcatcgagatctgcgacactttcaagttcaatggagtTACTGAAGATGCCATCAAATTGAGGCTATTCtcattttctctgagggataaagctaagggatggttgcattctctacctgcaggatctattacgacatgggaggatccgGGTCAAAAATTTCTTACTAAattcttccctatggccaaaatagctgcaatcaggaatgctatcactcaattttCTCAGCAGTCTGGTGAAACTCTATGTGAAGCTTTGGAatgctacaaggagatgcttcgaaagtgtCCTCATCATGGGATGCCGGATTGGATGGTGATAGATTGCATCCATTATGGCTTGGGacctcaatcgaggccaatgctcgatgcaggATCAGGTGGAGttctatgggctaagagctatgatgaaGCTTacgagttgatcgagatgatggctgcgaatgaatatcagaatcctactcaacgtcttcatcagggcaaagcAGCAGGAATTCTGGATATCGATGCTACTACAAccatagctgctcagcttaaggctcttatTATGAAGGTGAATTCTTTAGCAAACTTGGGAGTGCATCAGCCACCTACTGTTTGCGAGCTTTGTGCGGGTACACATTCTACTGATCAGTGGGCCATATCTAGTGAAtcagctcagtttgtgagcaattttcAGAGTTCTCAGCACCCAGCCCCTGCCACTTATCACcccaataatcggaatcatccgaatttcagctggagcaacaatCAGAATTTCATGCAACAACCACAGCAACAGTTTGAAGCATGGAGCTAG